One part of the Mya arenaria isolate MELC-2E11 chromosome 3, ASM2691426v1 genome encodes these proteins:
- the LOC128229216 gene encoding thioredoxin domain-containing protein 9-like — MNPGGMEKMLEGQLLEASKVVEQQLDAEIDRLEKMDEDDFDMLRKQRMDALKKSQQQKQEWMSNGHGKYTEVADEKDFFDSCKKSKKVVCHFYRDSTFRCKIIDKHLEILAPKHIETKFIKIDAEKCKFLVDRLRIVVLPTICIAMDGKTQDYIVGFDDLGGKDEFPTEMLEWRLGRAKAINYQGDVLNPPKFANQKDTSVFGFVKTKKTIKDGRNNDDSSDEDW; from the coding sequence ATGAATCCAGGAGGTATGGAGAAGATGCTGGAGGGGCAACTGTTGGAGGCCTCCAAGGTTGTGGAACAGCAGTTGGATGCTGAGATTGATCGTCTTGAGAAGATGGATGAAGATGATTTTGATATGCTGAGGAAACAACGAATGGACGCATTGAAAAAATCCCAGCAGCAGAAACAGGAGTGGATGTCAAATGGCCATGGGAAGTATACAGAGGTTGCAGATGAAAAGGATTTCTTTGATTCTTGTAAAAAGAGCAAGAAAGTTGTGTGTCACTTCTATAGAGACAGCACATTCCGCTGTAAGATCATAGACAAGCATTTAGAAATCTTGGCACCAAAGCATATTGAAACCAAATTCATCAAAATAGATGCTGAGAAATGCAAATTTCTGGTGGACAGATTGAGAATTGTTGTTCTTCCAACTATTTGTATTGCCATGGATGGAAAGACCCAGGATTATATTGTTGGTTTTGATGATCTTGGTGGTAAAGACGAGTTCCCTACTGAGATGCTGGAATGGCGCCTTGGACGGGCCAAGGCGATCAACTACCAGGGCGATGTTCTTAATCCACCCAAATTTGCAAACCAGAAGGACACTAGTGTGTTTGGCTTTGTGAAAACAAAGAAGACCATTAAAGATGGAAGAAATAATGATGACAGTAGTGATGAAGACTGGTGA
- the LOC128228516 gene encoding pre-mRNA 3'-end-processing factor FIP1-like, translating into MATTTAARPPGVTEDDEEWLYGGENKEPAAPGTSEPVARPEKEDGEMSSEPASQSQTQEKDDDDDSDDDDDDDDDDDVQVTIGDIKAFQVSSASTLFKPGGTYQKQPVVSGQKGTAPGAKGVDVEGEGQVNGIPLYEFSLDSLREEDKPWRKPGADITDYFNYGFNEDTWRRYCQKQNRLRIENGVPIPKAFQAYAGLHTPSTLVKTEMDVGQKMNTKPSFMSTPQPIGTIAVLGSTAASRRPVEETVENVQQIGTISSDVSKPPPGFPDFSMPPPGLPPMPPGFSPTVPPPGMPLPPPNMFNQPPPTFFAHLPPPVASFDVTQTQPTYSDSNKSYDTRDRDRERDVFRERERDRDSDGSEDYRYSSRSRDYTTSRDYDRDYYRDRKDRDRSRERSRSRSRDRDRRYRERDRDRDDKKSKRKIKDEPDDSDYYKSSSSSKHKKSKRSKRDKDDTADKGDDVGS; encoded by the exons AGCAGTGAGCCAGCATCTCAGTCCCAGACCCAGGAAAAGGATGATGACGATgattctgatgatgatgatgatgatgatgatgatgatgatgtacaGGTCACCATTGGAGACATCAAGGCTTTCCAAGTCTCCAG tGCCAGCACATTGTTTAAGCCAGGTGGGACATATCAGAAACAGCCGGTTGTTTCAG GTCAGAAGGGCACTGCTCCGGGGGCAAAGGGTGTGGATGTTGAGGGGGAGGGGCAGGTGAATGGCATCCCCCTGTATGAGTTCTCTCTCGACTCATTACGGGAGGAAGACAAGCCCTGGAGAAAACCAG GAGCTGACATCACAGACTATTTCAACTATGGCTTCAATGAGGACACATGGAGAAGATATTGTCAGaagcaaaacagactgagaATAGAAAATGGTGTCCCTATACCAAAGGCATTCCAGGCTTAT GCTGGTTTACACACACCGTCTACACTGGTGAAAACAGAAATGGATGTTG GCcagaaaatgaatacaaagcCGTCCTTCATGAGCACTCCCCAGCCCATAGGGACCATTGCAGTGTTGGGCTCAACTGCAGCATCGCGGAGACCTGTAGAGGAAACTGTAGAAAATGTACAACAGATCGGCACCATCAGTAGTGACGT CTCGAAGCCCCCACCTGGTTTTCCCGACTTCAGCATGCCCCCTCCAGGGTTACCTCCCATGCCTCCTGGCTTTTCACCAA CTGTTCCACCTCCGGGAATGCCCTTACCTCCACCCAACATGTTCAATCAGCCACCACCAA CATTTTTTGCACATTTGCCACCTCCAGTTGCCTCTTTTGATGTGACACAGACTCAGCCAACATATTCAGACTCTAATAAATCCTACGATACAAG AGACCGTGACAGAGAAAGAGACGTGTTCAGAGAAAGAGAACGAGACAGAGATAG TGATGGAAGTGAAGATTATAGATACAGCTCGAGATCACGAGACTACACTACATCCAGGGATTACGACAG GGACTACTACAGAGATCGAAAGGATCGTGACAGGTCACGGgaaagatcaaggtcaaggtcacgagACCGTGATCGTCGTTATCGAGAAAGGGACCGTGATAGGGatgataaaaaatcaaagaG AAAAATCAAGGATGAGCCAGATGATTCAGATTATTACAAATCCTCCTCCTCGTCAAAACACAAGAAGTCAAAGCGCTCCAAACGAGATAAAGATGACACAGCTGATAAAGGGGATGATGTTGGATCGTGA